The DNA segment CCACCACGACATCCGAAATGCCGTCGCCATTGAGGTCATTGCTGATGAACAAATCCCGGTAGTAAGGCACTGGCCCTGAATAGAAATACTGTTCCCAGATCACATCGGCCAGGCCGCTGGAATTTCCGTTGTAGGCCCGCACATAATAGTCCTCGCCGCAGACCACCACATCAGCGAGCCCGTTGCCCCAGATATCCGGGATCGGTTTGATCGCGCGGATATTGGTGGAAACTCCGTCCAGGATCTGATAGTCCCAGAGCAGAGCTCCCTGCGAGAGGTCGACCGTCTGCCCCTGGCCCGATAAATTCACAGTAAGCTGCGGATTGGCAGTGTCGGTGCTGCCGATGACGGCGGTGGCTGAGATCTGCCCGGCAACGCTGGGTGAGAACCAGATCCGCAGGTCATATTCCTCCCTGACGGCAAGGACTATGGGCAACAAAACAGAACCGTCGACATAAAAATCGGGGTTGGAGAAACTGATGCTGTTGATCTGCAGATTGGTCATTCCTTGGTTGCTGAGCGTGACAAACCTGCCTGTGTCGGCATTTATCCTCACTCCGCCGTAGTTCTGGTTCATGGGATAGGCAATCAGATGGGCGGCTGGGTATACCCCATAACCTGCCAGATCGACCGTTTCGGCGGGTGTGATCGGGTCGTTGGAGTGGATGGTCATGGTTTCCGCATATTCACCCCAGATATCGGGAGTGAATGAGATGGCCACGACGGTGCTTTCATTTTGCTCCAGGGTGATCGGCAATGCAGCATTGGATGAAAAAGCGGCCGAAGAGAAGGAGATGTTGCTGATGACCAGATCGCCGGTCCCGGAATTGGAAATCGTGATATTTGCCGTTGAAGTTTGGTTCAGGATCACGTTCCCAAAGTCATATTCGTCGAAGGAAACGTTGATCACGGGTGTCCCGGTCCCGCTCAGGTCCACTTTGTAGAGAGTGCTGGCGGCACTCAAGGGTCCGGCCACATACCACAGATAGGTCCCGTCAAAAACAATCCCCGCGGGGCGCTGGATCTCTGAAGCCTGGCTTTCCAGGACCACCCCCGCCTGGGTGACCTTGTAGATCATATAGGCATTGTAATCCACGATCCAGAGATTGTCGCCCTCCTTGCAGATATCCCAGGGTTGGGCGTTGGGAGGGGTGAATTGCGTCAGGACGGTTCCGGCGGAATTCACTTGGTACACAGTCCCGGGATCCGGATAATAGGTCATCACCCAAAAGTTGCCAGCATCATAGGCAATTCCGGACATGTAATGGTCGGGCAGGTTGAACTGGGAGACGACATTCCCGGAAAAATCAAGCTGCATGGCATAGGCGGGGGTTGTGGAAGGTGAGGAATGGTCGGTGATCCAGAGATACTGGCCGTCCCAACTCATCCCATAACTGTCGTTTATGGCCGTATTGTTAAAAAGCAGCGTTTCCTGGCCGGTGGATGGGTTGAAGCGGAAAACCCGCCCTCCGTCGGCACCGTAGATGCCATAATAGATATAGGTGCCGTCAAAAGCCAGGCCTGAGGCCTTGCCGGAGATGGGATAGGATGCTACGATCGTCCATTCGGCAAAAGCCAGGCAGATCGATGTAAGCAGCAGGATTGAGATCAAAAAACATTTCATGATAACCTCCATAAACCTGTTCATTGCGTTGTTACAAGATAATCATGCACATCTTACTGCCTACGCACAAGCTTCTTTCTTGTCAACCTATTTTTTGCGCAAGGTTGAGTCCAAATGGTGAACGTTAAATCCAAATCAGGATTGTCAGGAGGGCTGAATACTACTTGTGGTGCCCGTTGTAACGCTTTGTCCGGTTAATTCAGCTCAGGCGTCACCCGTACGTGCTCGAACCAGTCATTGGCGCGGTTTTCGATCTCGGCTTGGTCATCGACGTTGAAAACCTCGCCCGCGTTCTCGCTGGCGTTCATGGCGTCGAGATAGCCGTTGCGGGCGGAAACGGTCCACCAGTAATAGGCTTCCAGCCTGCTTTGCTGTACCCCCCGCCCGTCGTAATGCGCCCTGCCGAGATAGTATTGGGCCTGGGGGTCGTTGCCGTAGGATTGCTGGCGGAAGAGGGCCACGGCCTTGTCCAGCTCTGTTCCTTTGGCCCCGGCTTCATAGGCGTTCACGGCGTCCTGCAGGGTAACAATCTCCATGGCATCTGGAGTTTCTGATATTGGCTGTCTTTCCTGCGCTTCCGGCTTGTTGCGCTTACAGCCGGAGAGAGCAAAGAGGATCAGGCAAACGGACAGAAAAGCCTGAACCCCGATGAGCCATGCTGCTCGCGAAGGTTTGATCATGGTAGAAGATCCTGCCTATCTATATTCGTAGACCATCCAGCCGTCATTGCCCAGGGCGAGGAAGATGAGGTCCTTGTCCAGGGCGATGTCATAGACGGATTGGGCTGGATAGATGGTATTCAGGTCATCGACCCTGAGGGGATTCTTGATGCCGAGGATCTTGACCCCGCCCCTGCCGAGGGCCAGGAAGAGGCGGTCGTCCTTGACCTCCATGTCCTGAATGTCGTTGGGAAGCTGGAATTGGTTGATCAGGCGGGGGCGTTTGAGGTCCGCGATGTTTATCGCCAACAGCCTCTTCCCCGCTCCGATCCAGAGGATGTCGCCGTTTTTGGCCAGATGCTTGGCCTCGCTGATCTCGTAATTCACGCCCAGGCTGATGGGAAACTGGAGGTCGCTGATATCCACGGTGACGAGCCCAAAATCGTTCAGGGCATAGAGATAGGGATACTGGGCGATGAAATCGCGGATGCCCCATTTCTCGGAGAAGGTGGATTTGATCTCGCGCATCCCGCCCTTGCCGATATCGATGATGTCGATGCCCCGGAACCTATCGGCTACATAGAGCATCGAGCCTTCGCGGGTGATCTTGTCGCCCAGGATGTTGTTGGTGAAATAGATGCGGCCGGGATAGGCCAGGGTGTCGACCGTGACCACGGAGTTCGAGGCTTCCTGGGTGCAGACGTAGAGCTGGTTGTCGCCCAGCATGTTCACGTCCTCGATGCGCGCCGGGGAGAGGAACACGGCCTCCAGCCTGGGCTGCCAGGGATTGAACGTGGAATGGATCCAGATGTAGTTCTGGCTGCGGAGGATGACCTGGTCGTCAAAAGAATCCACATTGAGGGGGTTGATGTCCCGCAGATGCGCCAGCAGATGGGGATATTTGGTGTCGATCGCGCCCAGGAGGCCGGCGATCAACAGCAATATGACCAGCAGAGTGTTTTTCATTGTCACTCCTTTTTTGTAGAGCAGTCCTCAGGCTGCCCTGAATATATACTCAACCGGAGGCGGAAACCCCGCATTATTCCATGATCTGTTTGATGATGTCCGGCACCCTGATCCCCTCGGCCTCGGCGGCAAAAGATAGCAGAACGCGGTGCGTGAGGACGGGCAGGGCGACTGCTCGCACATCCTCTTCGGAAGGGGTGAGGCGCCCATCCAGCGCTGCCCTGGCCTTGGCCGCTAAAACCAGGTATTGGCTGGCCCGCGGCCCTGCTCCCCAATTGATCCATTTCTTGATCTCCGGCTTGATTCCGGGATCGCTGGGACGCGTACTGCGGGCGAGTTTGACGGCAAATTCGAGCACGTGCTGGCTGAGGGGCATAGCCCGGATGGCGGATTGATAGGCGATGATCTTCTCGGCCGAAAGCAGGGCTCGCGGCTCTTCGCCAGGCGCGCCGGTGGTGCTTTGCACGATGGTGAGCTCTTCCTCATAGCTGGGATAATCGATCGCTATATATAGCATGAAACGGTCCAATTGCGCTTCCGGCAAGGGATAGGTGCCCTCCTGCTCGATCGGGTTCTGGGTGGCCATCACGATGAAGGGCAGGTCCAGGGGCCGCGTCGTGTTTCCGCTGCTGACGTGGTATTCCTGCATCGCCTGGAGCAGGGCGGCCTGCGTCTTGGGCGGGGTGCGGTTGATCTCATCGGCCAGGATGACGTTGGCAAAGATGGGACCCTTGATGTATTGGAATTCGCGGCGCTCGCCTCCGCTCTGGGAAACGAGGATGTCGCTGCCGGTGATGTCGGATGGCATCAGGTCTGGAGTGAACTGGATCCTGCCGAAGCTCAGGTTCAGGGCTTTGGCGATGGTGGAAATGAGCAGGGTCTTGGCCAGGCCGGGCACGCCTTCGATGAGCATGTGCCCATTGGCAAAAAGCCCCGTCAAAACTTTATCGACGACCGCGTCCTGGCCGACTATGCTCTTGCGGATCTGGGCCAGCAGTTCCTGTTTTACCGTTTTCAATTCTTCGATGTGCTGGATCATTTGGTCACTGTTCATATATCTTTTCTCCATGGAATATTGCTCTGAGGATCTGGCTCCCGCTCAGGCCGATGGCGATCAAACCGATGACGCCGATCAGAATGGCTGTAAGCAGATGCGCGAATGCCATGATTGCCGAGGCGTCCTGTCTTGTCAATGCAAATCCGATGGAGAAGATGATTATCATCATCCATTCGTTGCTGCCAAGCTGGGCCGGTGGCTGAGGCAGGGCGTAGGAAAGATTGATCAGGGTATAGCCGAACAACACTTTCACAAAGGGATAATCGATACCGAAAGCCCGGAACACCAGCCAGAAATACAATCCGTCCAGCCCCACACCCAAGGCGGTCAGCAGCACGGCATAGGCCAGGCGCGACCAATGGTGCTCAAAAACGTTCAGACCCTGAATGAAGATCTCGATGTAGCGGTGAATCTTCTCCTTCGCCTTGTTGGGAAGCCAGGAAAACAGCGCCTGCAACAATTGAACGACCGTGTCCTTGCGCCAGACCGAAAGGAAGAGGATGGCCAGCGAAACCAGGAAGACCAGCCCCAGAAGGGAAAGCAGCACCGTCATGCCGGAGGATGGCCTCACTCCCAGGAGCGGGATCATGATCAACACGAAAAAGATGCCCAAGGTGTCGAAGGTCTTGTCGATGAAGATGGAGGGAAAAACGTTGAGCATCGGGACGCCGTGATTGCGCTTCACAAACCAGGCCTTCACGACCTCGCCCAGGCGGATGGGGATCAGATAGTTGACCCAGTTGCCGCCCATGCTGTACAGCCAAGTGCGGTAAAGGGAAAGCGAGGCCTGCTTTTTCAGCAGGAGATTCCAACGCCAACTGCGGATGAAATAGGCGCTCAGGTAGGCCAGGGAGGCCCAGATAACGAGGTTCCTGTCGATGCTCCGCATCCGTACCAACAGGTCATCGATATCGATGAAGTTGAGCCAGAGCAGGATCAGGACGATGCCGATCGCCAGGCCAATGAGCAAAAAGAGGAGGCGTTTGCGGGACATGGGCTTGGATCCGAGATCAGGATTGAACCCTGGCGAACACCATGTGGAAATGATGCGCCCAGATCCGTTTCACGGCCACAGGAGCGAGTTTCTCAAACCACTGGAAGCGCTTCATCCGGTACGCGAAACAGGGGTCTTTGCCGTTGTAAAGGCCGAGGATGCTGATTGTCTGGCCCGCGTCTTTGGCAGCGGAGCTATCTTTGATAGGCAGCCGGGGGAACCATTTTTTGAGCAGTTCTTCCTTGGTCATGCCGATATCCGGCCAGGGCGGACAGTCAAAATAGCCCGCAGAGCGCAGTTCCCAGCCCTGGCTGGCCAGCAGGCTGATGATCGAGGGAGGGTCGATGTTGCCAATCCTCAGGCCCGGGTATTTCCCGGCGCTGTAATCCTTTAGCTGCAGCTTGTAGCCCAGGCCAGTCCGGTTGGGGACACTGAGGAATATCACCTTTCCCGTCACCCGGCTGAGCTCCGCCAACCAGCTTTTCAGGTTGGGCACAAACCACAGCGCGGAAAAGGAAAAGCTCATGTCGAAGGCCTTGTCCGGCCAGTCCAATCCATGGAAATCCGGATTGTGCCTCGCGGTCAGAGGACGCCCCAGCCTTTCCCACACTTCCTTGACCAGGTCCAGCCGCTGCGGATCGTCGTCTTCCAAAGTCACCGCGATCCCCGCGTCGGCGAGGTCCAGCAGATTGATCCCGCTGATCCCGGTGAAGCCGAAGGACGGGCTTTCCAGGACGGACCTGACTCCATATTGGTCCGCCACCCGGCGCAGCATGGCGTTGAGAATCACACGCTCGTAAGAGGAGCCGAGCCCTTCGTGGGGATTGGAAAAGAACTTTTCCCAGGCGTTGATGATGGGAATCGCCATCATTTCCCCAGGAAATCTGCGATCGTGATCTTCATCCCGGGAACGGTGAATGTCTCCGGAAGCCCCATCAATTCATAGGTATCAGCCACATAATAGAACCAGGAGCGGGAGATGAGCTGAAAGCGGCTGAGCCAGAGTTCGTTCTTCAGCAGGCCGGCCAGCCATTCCCCCCAGCGGAAGAAGATCCTGTCGATGTTGATCAGCTTGTGGTAGTTGCCGCCGTGCAGTTCGCGGGAGATGAAGTTCACCAAAAGGTTCAGTTCCACCGGTTCGCGGTCGGCCACATTGAGGGACAGCCCGCTCCGGAACTCGTTTTTAAGCAGCCAGAGGAAGGCCCCGGTGATGGTGTCGATATGGCAGAGATGGATCCAGATGCGTTTGTTGATGAGGGGAAAATAGTGCCTGCTGATGAGCTTAACCATCTGGTAGGGGAAGCCATGGTCACCTTTGCCATAGGTGATGGAGGGGCGCAGGATGGCGGCGTGGAGGCCTTTGAGGATGGCCTGGTTGATGATCTTTTCGCTCTCGATCTTGGTGTAATGGTAATAATTATCGGGATTGCGCGGAGTGGCATTGTTGGCGGGCAGTTCTTCGGGAATCGCGCCAAACACGCCCACGGATGAACAATAGAGCAGTTTGGCGCCATTGGCCAGGCAATGCTCAACCAGTTGCTGGGTGGAATGGTAGTTGGCCCGCAGATATTCATCCCGGGAGAATTTCCGGCCGCCGCGCAGGGCGCCGATATGCACCACTACGTCAAATTTGTTCTCCGCCAGGAAGGCCTTGAGCTTCGGAGTGTCGGAAAGGTCCAGCTTCACCACCTCCAGCTGCGTACGAAAGGCGGAATAGCGTTCCTGGAGCGTTCCCGGACGGATCAGGGCTGTGATCCGGTAGTCCAGCTTATCCGCCAGGATGGCCTGCAGCACCGATCTGCCGATCAGACCCGTGACCCCGGTAATCAGAAGGCGCGGCATCTAGCCGAACAACCTTTGCCAGAGGCTTCTTTTCCTGTGGCTTTGCTGGTTTGCGACATACACGTATTTATAAGGAATGGGCTGGTCATCGAGCACCATCTGGGGAAAATCCCGGGAAAGAAGATCGGCGGTTTCGCCGTCCAACTCCTCCCGGAGCAGTTCCAAAGCCCTGAAATAGGACCCAAAAGGAGCGCGGGCGTGGTCATCGGAACCCAATAGATGCGCCCAGCCGTTGCGGACCAGAATCCAGGCCGTCTGGCGCACTTTTTCGCCGTAGGCACCAACCAGGCTGCCCGCGTTGACTTGCATGTAGACATTGAGGTCGATCAGGTTTTTGGCTTCCCTGGTCTTTTGCATGATGCTAACATAGCGTTCCGCATGGGCCAGTATGGGTCTGTAACCTTTGCGCAGGAGGGGAAAGATGTTGGCGTAAAAATCCTCAGGCAGGCCGTTCAGGTCCGATTCCACGAGGATGTAGCGCGAATTTCCCAACACCAGGTTGTGTTTGATGATGTTTTCCAGGGACTTGGGATGCAGATAGATCTCAAAACCGGGGTGCAGCTTGATGTCAATTCCGTTCGCTCTGGCCAGGTCACGCAGGTTCTGCAGCCGGGCGTCATAATCGGCGCGGTCGTATTCATAGTGGCCGCTCATGAAATGGGAGGTGAGAAAAGCGTGACTGATCCCGCCTTCAGACATCAAACGAAGCTGACTGAGAGAATCTTCCGCCGATCTTGAACCGTCATCCAACTGGGGCAGCAGATGGCAATGGATGTCTATCATCGATCAGGGCAGCCGTTCCCGAATCATCTGCACAAACTCCACCAGCACATCGTTGTGCTCAAAAGGTTTGATCATGCGCTCCGATTCATCTAAAAGTTTCTCGACCGCGATCCTCGCTTTGTCGAAGCCCAGCAGGCCAGTGTAGCTGCGTCTGGAGACAGGAACGTATTCTTCGTCGAAATCCAGCCCATCACTGCCCCGGTCATAATCTGCGCTGATATCCTCGGCCATCTGATAGGCCAGCCCGAGGTTCCCGGCATAGGTGTTCATGATCTGGCGAATGTTTTCATCCGCGTTGGCCAGCACACAGGCAATGTCGGCCGTGGCTTGCAGCAACGAACTCACCTTCTTCATGTCGATATAGCGCAAGGTGTTGATCTTCATGATCTTCCGCTTGCTTTCCAACGCCACTGCCTGCCCCCCAATGACGCCATAGGTTTTGGAATAACTTGCCAGAATGCGCACGCAAGCCAGGGCCTTGGCCGGTTGGGAAAGATGCCCCAATACCTCGAAAGCCAGTGTGTAAAGCGCGTCTCCGGCCAGGATCCCGATCGTGTTGTCAAATTTGAGATGTACCGCGGGACCGGACCTCCGTTCAGACTCATTCATCACCATCGGCATGTCGTCATGCACCATGGATGCATTGTGCGCCAGTTCCACAGCCGTCGCCGCCGTGACCGCCTCCTGGAGGTTTCTGTTCTTCTTCATCCCGGTCAGCATTTCGTACATCGAGATCAGAAGCAGCGGGCGCCAGCGCTTGCCACCGGAAAAGACGGCATGGTGCATGGCTTGTTTCAGGGCTTTGGCTGGCACTGCCTGCCGGCCCAAATACTGTTTCAAGCTGGCTTCGATCATTTCCTGACGGGTCTCAAAATACTTCTGTAGCAGCAAGTTATACTCCTGTATGCGGATTCTTTGGCTATTTTGCCAGTTTGGCTTTCAATAGTCTGAATGTCGTAAACTTGTCAAGTTTTTAATTGCAGTCCGGATGTTTCCACGCCCGCGATCTGAATTCCAATCCCCCAGTTCCCGGGACGGCATATCCCTTTCACGCCCGCCCTACACATCCCGAACAACATTGGGAGTGTGTACGCCAATTGTCCAGGCGGCATAAGGCTCTGGAAGCATGCTGATGATGGTTTCCAGAGCAGTGGGAAATACATGCGAAGATGGGGCAGCACTTGCCGCCCCATCTGATGTCTGGATCTGAAAGAACTTACTTGGCCAGCACCATCTTGCGGACGGCAGTCTTGCCCCGCCAGTGAAGGCGGCAGAAGTAGACTCCGCTGCCGGCCTCGCGGCCCAAAGCGTCTGTGCCGTTCCAGACCGCCAGGATTGAGCTCACGTCCATTCGGCTCCAGTAGGGGATGCATGTCCAGGGTGCTGAGTTGGTAAATGATCCGGTCGCCCCGGCGCTCGTCCTTCCAGAGGGTCAGAAAACAGCCATTCAGCGCGAAATTGCCACTGATGATAGCCCGGCCGTGGATCCTCTCTGTGAGCGGAAGGCCCCCCGTGGCCAGGAAATTGGCTCCGCCGGTGCTGATTACCTGGCGCCTGACTGCCTGCATCCCGTCATAGCGGTCCTGCCAAACGAAGATCCCGCGGTCGGAACGGGCAATCGGCAGCGATATGCCGGGAACCTGGCTTTGAGCGCTTAATGTCAATCCGCTCACGCCCCAGGGCAGGCTGCCCGAGGGTTCCACATATTGGGCCTTCATCACATAAGCGTTCTGGAGGTCATCGAACTGGGCCCAGCTCAGCCAGGCCGCGCCTTGTTACGTGGGGGAAATCTCCAGCCAGCGCCAATTGGAATTGGTGTTGGTGGCGATCTGTACTCCCGGCCAGCCCCACAGCAGATCGTCAAAATCCGGCGGAAACCTTTGTGCCATAAGCTTTCGGTTCTGTGGGGGATACGCTTCAAAACAAACCATGGTCCCGCCATCGGCAAGCGGGAAACCAGAACCCGCCCAAAGGATTTCGTGTCAGGCGGCGTACAGGCTATCTGCTGAAGAACACTTGAGTACCCAAGGCATCGAAAAAAAAGCTGGATTGGCGGGCAATCCGGTCGTTGTAGAAAAGATAGCCTTCCTTGATCCCGCCGGGCAGGACCTCTCCGAAGCTGAAATAGTTGTGCATCAGCTCAAAGTACTGCTCCTGGGCCTTTATCCAATACTGGTCCTGCGCCTCACTGAACGGCGTGGCAAAGGGATCGTCCAACTGGCTGAAGCGGTAGCTGGCTCCGATGCTGCCCAAAACAAGCTGCAAAGGGATGTGGTCATATTGCTGTTGGGCGGCGATCACGCTGAAAGAATTGCGGTCCAGGGTCACGGGCAGAGAGGAATTGTTCCTGACCCGCAGATAGAGGGTGAAGAAATTGGAACTGACGGGTTGGGCCTCCCCGCTGTAAGGTTGCGCGCGGACATAGATGGTCAGGTCGCCAACCTGCACGATGGCAAAGCGGTTTTCCACCCCATAGGCGGGATCCGGGACAGGCACGTAGGGCTTGAGCAAACAGCTGCCCAACAGCAGTAACGGAAGCAGGGGAAGCAATTTCGGGATCTTCATGTACAACCTCCGGTCCCCCTCTCCCAGAAGAAAAGGGGGACCTTGGCCAAGGATTCTCTATTCTTCGTCTGTGTCTTCTTCTTCCTCTTCCTCGAGGTCATCTTCGGGTATTTCCAGTTCGGAATCATCACCTTCATCGCCATATTCAGGCAGCGGGGCGGCGCTTTTCAGCTTCTCCACTTCCTTTTCCAGTTCCTCTTCATCGGGTTCTTCGGGGATCACGGTGATGTCGCGTACCTTATCGTTGTCCTTGAGGTTGATGAGTTTGATGCCCTGGGTGTTTCTGCTGATCAGGGAGATCACGCCCACCTTTTGGCGAATGATCATGCCGTCCTGGGTGACGATCATCAGGTCGTCCCTGTCGTCCACGATCATTAGCGAGGC comes from the Candidatus Syntrophosphaera sp. genome and includes:
- a CDS encoding MoxR family ATPase, whose protein sequence is MNSDQMIQHIEELKTVKQELLAQIRKSIVGQDAVVDKVLTGLFANGHMLIEGVPGLAKTLLISTIAKALNLSFGRIQFTPDLMPSDITGSDILVSQSGGERREFQYIKGPIFANVILADEINRTPPKTQAALLQAMQEYHVSSGNTTRPLDLPFIVMATQNPIEQEGTYPLPEAQLDRFMLYIAIDYPSYEEELTIVQSTTGAPGEEPRALLSAEKIIAYQSAIRAMPLSQHVLEFAVKLARSTRPSDPGIKPEIKKWINWGAGPRASQYLVLAAKARAALDGRLTPSEEDVRAVALPVLTHRVLLSFAAEAEGIRVPDIIKQIME
- a CDS encoding flippase-like domain-containing protein, whose amino-acid sequence is MSRKRLLFLLIGLAIGIVLILLWLNFIDIDDLLVRMRSIDRNLVIWASLAYLSAYFIRSWRWNLLLKKQASLSLYRTWLYSMGGNWVNYLIPIRLGEVVKAWFVKRNHGVPMLNVFPSIFIDKTFDTLGIFFVLIMIPLLGVRPSSGMTVLLSLLGLVFLVSLAILFLSVWRKDTVVQLLQALFSWLPNKAKEKIHRYIEIFIQGLNVFEHHWSRLAYAVLLTALGVGLDGLYFWLVFRAFGIDYPFVKVLFGYTLINLSYALPQPPAQLGSNEWMMIIIFSIGFALTRQDASAIMAFAHLLTAILIGVIGLIAIGLSGSQILRAIFHGEKIYEQ
- a CDS encoding class I SAM-dependent methyltransferase, with translation MAIPIINAWEKFFSNPHEGLGSSYERVILNAMLRRVADQYGVRSVLESPSFGFTGISGINLLDLADAGIAVTLEDDDPQRLDLVKEVWERLGRPLTARHNPDFHGLDWPDKAFDMSFSFSALWFVPNLKSWLAELSRVTGKVIFLSVPNRTGLGYKLQLKDYSAGKYPGLRIGNIDPPSIISLLASQGWELRSAGYFDCPPWPDIGMTKEELLKKWFPRLPIKDSSAAKDAGQTISILGLYNGKDPCFAYRMKRFQWFEKLAPVAVKRIWAHHFHMVFARVQS
- a CDS encoding NAD(P)-dependent oxidoreductase, producing the protein MPRLLITGVTGLIGRSVLQAILADKLDYRITALIRPGTLQERYSAFRTQLEVVKLDLSDTPKLKAFLAENKFDVVVHIGALRGGRKFSRDEYLRANYHSTQQLVEHCLANGAKLLYCSSVGVFGAIPEELPANNATPRNPDNYYHYTKIESEKIINQAILKGLHAAILRPSITYGKGDHGFPYQMVKLISRHYFPLINKRIWIHLCHIDTITGAFLWLLKNEFRSGLSLNVADREPVELNLLVNFISRELHGGNYHKLINIDRIFFRWGEWLAGLLKNELWLSRFQLISRSWFYYVADTYELMGLPETFTVPGMKITIADFLGK
- a CDS encoding capsular biosynthesis protein yields the protein MIDIHCHLLPQLDDGSRSAEDSLSQLRLMSEGGISHAFLTSHFMSGHYEYDRADYDARLQNLRDLARANGIDIKLHPGFEIYLHPKSLENIIKHNLVLGNSRYILVESDLNGLPEDFYANIFPLLRKGYRPILAHAERYVSIMQKTREAKNLIDLNVYMQVNAGSLVGAYGEKVRQTAWILVRNGWAHLLGSDDHARAPFGSYFRALELLREELDGETADLLSRDFPQMVLDDQPIPYKYVYVANQQSHRKRSLWQRLFG
- a CDS encoding polyprenyl synthetase family protein; its protein translation is MLLQKYFETRQEMIEASLKQYLGRQAVPAKALKQAMHHAVFSGGKRWRPLLLISMYEMLTGMKKNRNLQEAVTAATAVELAHNASMVHDDMPMVMNESERRSGPAVHLKFDNTIGILAGDALYTLAFEVLGHLSQPAKALACVRILASYSKTYGVIGGQAVALESKRKIMKINTLRYIDMKKVSSLLQATADIACVLANADENIRQIMNTYAGNLGLAYQMAEDISADYDRGSDGLDFDEEYVPVSRRSYTGLLGFDKARIAVEKLLDESERMIKPFEHNDVLVEFVQMIRERLP